The following proteins are encoded in a genomic region of Zea mays cultivar B73 chromosome 9, Zm-B73-REFERENCE-NAM-5.0, whole genome shotgun sequence:
- the LOC118473404 gene encoding LOB domain-containing protein 13-like: MPTYGMPPPDFALPMPMLAPPPPPPPPSQFPMGFQTPPASVAAPGDGSGQDDTTNSWVNTIFNTQSPAGGGGYSNHPDDGYD, from the exons atgccgacatatgggatgccgcctccggactttgcactgccaatgccaatgttggcgcctccacctccgcctccgcctccgtcacaattccctatg ggatttcagacaccacccgcttcagttgccgcacctggagatgggtctggtcaggACGACACAACAAATTCGTGGGTGAACACCAttttcaacacgcagagtccagccggaggaggtggctactcgaaccatccagacgatggatatgattga